The following proteins are co-located in the Xiphophorus maculatus strain JP 163 A chromosome 8, X_maculatus-5.0-male, whole genome shotgun sequence genome:
- the ppp1r26 gene encoding protein phosphatase 1 regulatory subunit 26: MYLMNVPPIAATETEWRRCGTSGGYSLPVCFNDSDTDLSTRGTPISNKVQMIIESLRSSQSSLEMGDEIKANMLPGQEHHTQVCKTAVGNYVGAKLKTKRPTENPHAHFSSTTKHDSSDSDSDDSVDRGIEEAIMEYLKEKDGHKRKAGTSSTSHQSSKIPRKNPPPFEFAKQNSEGNSSFISSRKFPVNMKSETPITAAAIPLKKYIKNKASRDENIEVDKSSANSLVSSEEQWRSPSETIRFFNSTLTYPVMPKIEEDLNDSSSDDGIEEAIQRYQLEKNEQSKREAFNPQTFQEDSDSTSDDGIEEAIRSYQLEQQKENSPQKQLFYKPKAPIKLAVHATGSTNSDEMKKNKLKRKKVKPGKQTQTPFVSKPKTSLSFNPKVKGNGLPSSKVETKEQSASAPSKVNTTAELMCAEAILDISKTVMPGAFHQGIALGTCAPAQPSTMSSLPDRHRYEESNDSSIDSEDGIEQEIRKFLEQKAQMHKQPPTVEEPRGVVDPEKGKGKDAAIQQKSQRLSLTQKRKQKEKSMTVANMLGADDKCKETTEHARESNASTLPQRSQPQPSTALHQADQSGDKSSSLDSDEDLDTAIKDLLKTKKKSKKKIKDMKKKHRKCIKDEEPLMGNALPNRKFKHEPDSKCSDLKKVHGGDNDVKDKCGFSKNNVSQQKQMDKCKEGDTADIVVGERIETKSRQTVEPLHRTDDESSSVDSDDSIEQEIRRFLAEKAKVSTGDKGKDGALCRNGSPVVQDSEVQFPLKDFKPETQLAEISPKHISAVSASQVGTQQRYYPEVSSASPQSRASSVQSCSPSLLEPADGAGAAKNQQRRPNTARDGLINGSQQAERGRPASSPNYARSLAESIKWRQSLGLPIPDPRALSRTPFHITSSERRDTSSENRDLKSQIPAAGWCSSRSSRAPFSASTETGANVTARPPVLKFFSAARQHSKMTFTQSLTPGNRSQFSMEEGRASTVHVPKDKSVFVELETNRTNHVQVQSRERSEGKEQADSLRERKREGKSTNIGDEGADQDRKDEEFIDESDCESDSRRDPDKMQGFPAL; encoded by the coding sequence ATGTATTTGATGAATGTACCTCCTATCGCAGCGACGGAAACAGAATGGAGACGATGTGGAACATCTGGAGGCTATAGCCTTCCAGTTTGCTTCAATGACTCTGACACAGACTTGTCCACCAGAGGCACACCAATCTCAAATAAGGTCCAGATGATCATAGAGAGCCTCAGGAGTAGCCAGTCCTCACTTGAGATGGGTGATGAGATCAAGGCAAACATGCTACCAGGACAGGAGCACCATACGCAAGTGTGCAAGACTGCAGTGGGTAACTATGTGGGAGccaagttgaaaacaaaaaggccCACTGAAAACCCACACGCCCATTTTTCTTCCACGACAAAACATGATAGCAGTGACTCCGACAGTGACGATTCAGTAGACAGAGGAATTGAGGAGGCAATAATGGAGTACCTGAAAGAAAAGGATGGTCACAAACGCAAGGCTGGAACATCTTCCACTTCCCATCAGTCGTCCAAAATTCCAAGGAAAAATCCACCGCCCTTTGAGTTTGCCAAGCAAAACTCTGAAGGCAACTCGTCCTTCATATCCAGTAGAAAGTTCCCAGTAAATATGAAATCAGAGACTCCTATCACAGCAGCTGCTATACCTTTAAAAAAGTATATCAAGAATAAGGCTTCGCGGGATGAAAACATTGAGGTGGATAAAAGTTCAGCCAATAGCTTAGTCAGTTCCGAAGAACAATGGAGGAGTCCCTCTGAAACAATCAGGTTCTTCAACAGCACTCTAACGTACCCAGTAATGCCAAAGATAGAGGAAGACCTGAATGATTCCAGTAGTGACGATGGCATCGAGGAAGCCATTCAAAGATACCAGTTAGAGAAAAATGAGCAGAGCAAAAGGGAAGCCTTTAATCCACAAACATTCCAAGAAGATTCTGACTCCACCAGCGATGATGGGATTGAAGAAGCTATCCGGAGCTACCAACTTGAGCAACAGAAAGAGAATAGCCCCCAGAAGCAACTGTTCTACAAGCCGAAAGCCCCTATCAAGTTAGCGGTACATGCCACTGGAAGTACAAACTCtgatgaaatgaagaaaaacaaactgaagagaaaaaaagttaaaccaGGGAAACAGACTCAAACTCCATTTGTTTCCAAACCCAAGACTTCACTGTCATTCAACCCCAAGGTCAAGGGAAATGGACTACCTTCTTCGAAAGTAGAGACTAAAGAGCAGTCAGCTTCTGCTCCTTCCAAAGTTAACACCACAGCAGAACTGATGTGTGCTGAAGCAATACTGGACATTTCCAAAACCGTAATGCCTGGAGCCTTCCATCAGGGCATTGCCCTCGGCACGTGTGCTCCGGCTCAACCTTCCACAATGTCCTCTCTTCCTGACAGACACCGATATGAAGAAAGCAACGACAGTTCCATTGACAGTGAGGATGGGATTGAGCAGGAAATCAGGAAATTTCTTGAGCAGAAAGCCCAAATGCACAAACAGCCACCCACTGTGGAAGAGCCTCGTGGTGTTGTTGATCCAGAGAAGGGGAAAGGGAAAGATGCTGCTATTCAACAGAAATCACAAAGGCTGTCTTTAAcgcagaaaagaaaacagaaggagaaaagcATGACTGTGGCGAACATGTTAGGAGCTGATGACAAATGTAAAGAAACTACTGAGCACGCACGAGAATCTAACGCCTCGACACTTCCGCAGAGAAGTCAACCCCAACCAAGCACAGCATTACACCAGGCAGACCAAAGTGGAGACAAAAGCAGTTCACTTGACAGTGACGAGGACCTCGACACTGCGATCAAAGACCtgctaaagacaaaaaagaaatcgaagaaaaagatcaaagacatgaaaaagaaacacaggaaGTGCATCAAAGATGAAGAACCGCTGATGGGAAATGCTTTACCCAACAGAAAGTTCAAACACGAGCCTGACTCAAAGTGTAGTGATTTGAAAAAAGTACACGGGGGTGACAATGACGTAAAAGACAAGTGTGGATTCAGTAAAAATAATGTCTCACAACAAAAGCAAATGGATAAATGTAAGGAGGGTGATACAGCAGACATTGTGGTAGGGGAAAGAATAGAAACTAAGTCACGGCAAACTGTTGAACCGCTTCATCGAACGGACGATGAGAGCAGCTCAGTAGACAGTGATGACAGCATCGAGCAAGAGATAAGAAGGTTTCTGGCTGAGAAGGCCAAAGTTTCCACAGGAGACAAAGGTAAAGATGGAGCTTTGTGTAGAAACGGATCCCCTGTGGTTCAAGATTCAGAGGTTCAATTTCCACTTAAAGACTTCAAACCGGAGACTCAGCTGGCTGAGATTTCTCCAAAACACATCAGTGCTGTCTCTGCGTCTCAAGTAGGGACCCAACAGAGGTACTATCCTGAAGTCTCATCTGCCAGCCCACAGTCACGTGCCTCTTCAGTTCAGTCCTGCAGTCCCAGTCTTCTGGAGCCAGCCGATGGCGCAGGAGCAGCGAAGAACCAGCAAAGGAGGCCCAACACTGCCAGAGATGGCCTAATCAATGGCAGCCAACAGGCGGAAAGAGGTCGACCAGCTTCAAGTCCCAACTATGCTCGCTCCCTTGCAGAGTCAATTAAGTGGCGCCAGAGCCTGGGGCTTCCAATTCCCGACCCAAGGGCTCTAAGCAGGACTCCTTTTCACATCACCTCTTCGGAGAGACGAGACACTTCATCAGAAAATAGGGACCTAAAATCACAAATTCCGGCTGCCGGCTGGTGTTCTTCAAGGAGCAGCAGAGCGCCGTTTTCTGCCTCTACAGAGACAGGTGCAAATGTCACAGCTAGACCCCctgttttgaaatttttctcTGCTGCTAGGCAGCATTCAAAGATGACCTTTACACAGAGCCTTACGCCTGGCAACAGGTCCCAGTTCTCCATGGAAGAAGGGCGGGCGAGTACGGTGCATGTGCCTAAGGACAAGAGTGTGTTTGTAGAGCTGGAAACTAACAGGACCAACCATGTCCAGGTTCAAAGCAGGGAAAGGAGTGAGGGAAAGGAGCAGGCAGACTCGCTGAGAGAGCGAAAAAGAGAAGGCAAGAGCACGAATATTGGTGATGAAGGAGCTGATCAAGACAGAAAGGATGAAGAGTTTATAGATGAGTCAGATTGTGAATCAGACAGCAGGAGAGATCCAGATAAGATGCAGGGCTTTCCAGCGTTGTAA
- the mrps2 gene encoding 28S ribosomal protein S2, mitochondrial: MATRALTKGMLGLRHVWGAAVKLPNSGHQFATASSVISPAPQTDSVRDKILDLPLEKQDLFRVSELFTVKDLFDARVHLGHKKGCRHRLMEPYLYDSSLDYDIIDLDKTAEHLRRALNVTAQTAYGGGIILFISRRRQFCHLVENTAEECGEYAHTRYWQGGLFTNAHVQYGPGVRLPDLVVFLSTLNNVFQQHVAVRDAGKMNIPTVGVVDSNCNPSLLTYPVPGNDDSPVAVELYCRLFKTTINRAKDKRKQMELLRSLSEPSSSSS, translated from the exons ATGGCTACCCGGGCGCTTACAAAAG GTATGTTGGGGCTGCGCCATGTTTGGGGTGCCGCAGTTAAATTACCCAACAGTGGACATCAGTTTGCCACTGCATCCTCTGTTATATCACCTGCACCGCAAACTGACTCCGTCAGAG ATAAAATACTGGACCTGCCACTAGAGAAACAGGATCTTTTCCGTGTGTCGGAGCTTTTTACTGTGAAGGACTTGTTCGACGCCAGAGTGCATCTTGGACACAAGAAAGGCTGCAGGCACAG GCTCATGGAACCTTACCTGTACGACTCCAGCTTGGACTATGACATCATCGACCTGGACAAGACGGCGGAGCACCTCCGGCGGGCCCTGAACGTCACGGCTCAAACCGCGTACGGCGGCGGcatcatcctcttcatcagccgcCGCCGCCAGTTCTGCCACCTGGTGGAGAACACGGCCGAGGAGTGCGGGGAGTACGCGCACACGCGCTACTGGCAGGGGGGCCTCTTCACCAACGCTCACGTCCAGTACGGCCCCGGCGTCCGCCTGCCCGACCTCGTCGTCTTCCTGTCCACGCTGAACAACGTGTTCCAGCAGCACGTGGCCGTCAGGGACGCCGGCAAGATGAACATTCCCACCGTCGGCGTGGTGGACTCCAACTGCAACCCCAGCTTGCTCACCTACCCCGTGCCAGGGAACGACGACTCTCCGGTTGCCGTGGAGCTGTACTGCCGCCTGTTCAAGACCACCATCAACAGAGCCAAAGACAAACGAAAACAGATGGAGCTCCTTCGTAGCCTGTCGGAGCCGTCGTCGTCCAGCTCATGA